The Buchnera aphidicola (Formosaphis micheliae) nucleotide sequence TAACATGTATTATTATACATATAGATATGATCGAAATATTATAACACAATTGAAAGATTATGTATCAAATTATATTTCTATTAATTGGTGTAAATTATTAAAAAATATTAATAAATTAACTGGATACATTTCTCCTATATTTTTTCGTTATCATTTAATAAAATTGGCTAATAAATGTAAAAAATGTATTGTTTTACCAGAAGGAAATGACATTCGTATAATAAAAGCTGCATCTATATGTGAAAAAAAAGGTATTGCAAAATGTATATTATTGGGTAATCCTGATGAAATTCATGAAATATCTGTCAGAGAAAAAATTTCTGGCATAGATAGTATAAATATTATTAATCCTATAGAAATACAAAATAATTATATCATGCGTTTAGTTCAATTAAGAAGTAAAAATGGTATGACTTTATTTAATGCTAAAAATGTAATTAAGGATAATATTGTATTATCTACTTTAATGTTAGAAAATGATGACGTTGATGGAGTAGTATCTGGAGTTATTAATACAACAGCGAATACAATTCGACCAGCATTACAATTAATTAAATTAAAAAATAATGTTTCATTAGTATCTTCTTTGTTTTTTATGTTGTTGTCTAATAAAATATTCATATATGCCGATTGTGCTATTAATATTGATCCCAATGCTTATGAATTAGCTGATATCGCTATTCAATCAGCAAATTCAGCGAAATTATTTGGGATTCATGCAAAGATAGCAATGATTTCTTATTCCACGTATGATTCAGCTGGTGGTTGTTCAGTAGAAAAAGTTAGAGAAGCCACATATATTGTAAAAAAACTGAGACCTGATTTAGACATAGATGGTCCTTTACAATATGATGCAGCAACTGTGCCAGAAATAGCAAAATTAAAATCTCCTAATTCACCAATTTCTGGAGATGCAAATATATTAATTTTTCCTGATCTTAATACTGGAAATACTGTTTATAAAGCTGTACAAAGATCTGCTAATTTTTCTGCTATTGGTCCTATTCTACAAGGTTTAAATAAACCAGTAAATGATTTATCTAGAGGAGCAAATATAGAAGATATAGTATATACTATTGCTGTTACGGCAATTCAATCAGGACAATGAATAAAATAATATTTGTATTTTTATATAATGAATAGTAGATAT carries:
- the pta gene encoding phosphate acetyltransferase; amino-acid sequence: MARDITVIPIGTHVGLTIVNLGLIRSITCKDLTVRFLKPIFKFRDDKKKIDNVGHSIFINKLVRCVEIIELSYTKLSYNDNFIMSIVDTIIDKFYQCKKIYDITLIEGFRYTEIGALSYILNYKISLILSTDILFVAADNENIENYFMESNYFFRNIFKSNKQVNILGVILNKCNNFKFNNNSIIDCMDLFGMHFNIFKNNLFSQLEKKYTVFFNNIKLPILATIPFNLELINITVFQCIQYLNAKIIKNNSIECKSIEQIIFFDQLSCINIHNKKYKRMCIISFEQLKYVDNLYLNNIKNSNVIAILLTGVDNFLDKDNKFVSKLLILSNIYIFSVSTNILTTLIKLCNMYYYTYRYDRNIITQLKDYVSNYISINWCKLLKNINKLTGYISPIFFRYHLIKLANKCKKCIVLPEGNDIRIIKAASICEKKGIAKCILLGNPDEIHEISVREKISGIDSINIINPIEIQNNYIMRLVQLRSKNGMTLFNAKNVIKDNIVLSTLMLENDDVDGVVSGVINTTANTIRPALQLIKLKNNVSLVSSLFFMLLSNKIFIYADCAINIDPNAYELADIAIQSANSAKLFGIHAKIAMISYSTYDSAGGCSVEKVREATYIVKKLRPDLDIDGPLQYDAATVPEIAKLKSPNSPISGDANILIFPDLNTGNTVYKAVQRSANFSAIGPILQGLNKPVNDLSRGANIEDIVYTIAVTAIQSGQ